In the Bacteroidota bacterium genome, TGTCTATGGTAAGAACTGGATTTTGCATTTTTGATTAAGGTTTGGATTTTCGAAAAAAACATTTTCAAATTAAAGAGTGCTTTTTCAAGAACAAGCAGGAGGATTTATAGTTATAAATCAGTTCTATTTCCCAATTCAATTCCAAGCAGTTTCTGGTACCAAATGATGAGAAATAAAAAAAATCAATCAAAAAACCATGACTATTTTGGTGGTTCCATTATTGTTCCGCATTTTTTACAGGTTCTATTTTCCTGGCTCCCGTAAAAATTCTTGAAAACTCCTTGAAATTGAGTCATAATGTTAGTCATCTCAAAATACTCTTCGTATAGTTTATGATTGCATTTTTCACAAAACCATAACAATCCATCCTTTTCTCCGGCACGTCTTTTTCTTTCTATTACCAGCCCAACTGTACCTTCTCCTCTTATTGGGGAATGCGGGATCATGGGAGGAAGCAGAAAAATATCACCTTCATTAATTGGAATTGTTATGGCCTTGCCCTCTTCTTGAATGCGCACTTTTACATCGCCCTCAAGTTGATAGAAAAACTCTTCACTTTCATTGTAATGATAATCTTTACGGGAATTAGGTCCACCTACTACCATTACAATAAATTCAGCATTTTCCCATATTTGCTTATTGCCAACTGGAGGCTTTAACAGAGGACGATTTTCATCAATCCATTTTTTTATATTAAAAGGGTGTTGTACACTCATTTCTTTTGATTTTGTTAGTACGGCTAAAGTAAAAAAAAATGCTGAGCTAGTAACATATTCAATGTGCTTCTTTTCAAATAATATTAATTTACAAATTATGAAATAGCCATGCACGAACCGTTCACAAACGCTAATGAATATAACATGGCTATCCCGATAAATCGGGATGACCTTTAAAAAACAAATTATATACATATGAAATAGCCATGCACAGAACGTGCGCAAACACGCATGAAGATAACCTGGCGTATTCCATATGACAACTAAAAAATCAAATTATCTACATATGAAATAAGTAGGCTTGCTCTATATTCTGCAGATGGTGCTTTTTTTTTAATTTCACAGAGCGCACAGAGGAGTCACAGAGGATCAAAAAAATCAGGGAATCTCTGTGGTCCTCTTTGACTTTTCTGTAAAACTCTGTGAAACTATACTTTTTAAACTACACAAAGGGCACAAAGGAGTCACAGAGTTGCACAGAGCGAAAAAAACAAAAAAATCAGGGAATCTCTGTGACTTCTCTGTGGGACTCTGTGAAGCAATGAATCAGTGCAGTTTTTTTGCCCTTTGTGAACGATTATAATTTTTTAACTTTGGCTCATATTACAAATAAAACAAAGTTGAAATATGAATCTTGATCTTACAAACAAACATGCTATTGTATGTGGAAGCACGCAGGGAATAGGCAAAGCAGTTGCTATGGAATTAGCAAGAATGGGAGCCAATGTAGTTCTTGTTGCACGTAATATTGATAATTTAACCGCTACAAAATCAGAATTAGATACTTCTAAGGGTCAGTTACATAATGTGATTTGTGCTGATTTTTCTTTTCCTGAAGATTTAAAAATCAAAATGGAGCAATATATAACAATGCATAAAGAAGTAGATATCCTTGTAAATAACACAGGAGGGCCTTCGGGAGGGCCAATTGTAGATGCCAAAACAGAAGATTTCATAAAAACATTTTCAAATCATCTCCTTTGTAACCACATTCTTGTTCAATCCGTTGTTGAAAGCATGAAAAACAAAGGTTCTGGAAGGATTATAAATATTATTTCAACTTCTGTAAAACAACCCTTAAAAGGACTTGGAGTTTCCAATACCATAAGGGCTGCTGTTGCAAATTGGGCTAAAACATTATCCCTGGAATTGGCTCCTTTTGGTATAACTGTAAACAACGTACTTCCAGGTGCCACCAATACTGTTAGGTTATCCTCTCTTCTTCAGGCAAAAGCACTAAAAACAGGACATTCCATTGAATTTTTAAAAGATGAGATGATAAAAGAAATTCCTGCAGGCCGTTTTGCTGAAGCCCATGAAATTGCAAATGCAGTGGCTTTCCTTGCCTCTCCTGCTGCAGCTTATATTAATGGGGTTAATATTCCTGTTGATGGAGGAAGAACTGGATGTCTTTAATGTAAAACACAAGCCTTTTTAATTTTAAATGAACCTGTATTTGCCTACTTATAAATTGCGGGATTTTATTGCTTTTTGTTGGCCCTTGTTTTTGAAATCCTTAAATCTGCC is a window encoding:
- a CDS encoding 3-hydroxyanthranilate 3,4-dioxygenase, which translates into the protein MSVQHPFNIKKWIDENRPLLKPPVGNKQIWENAEFIVMVVGGPNSRKDYHYNESEEFFYQLEGDVKVRIQEEGKAITIPINEGDIFLLPPMIPHSPIRGEGTVGLVIERKRRAGEKDGLLWFCEKCNHKLYEEYFEMTNIMTQFQGVFKNFYGSQENRTCKKCGTIMEPPK
- a CDS encoding SDR family oxidoreductase, translated to MNLDLTNKHAIVCGSTQGIGKAVAMELARMGANVVLVARNIDNLTATKSELDTSKGQLHNVICADFSFPEDLKIKMEQYITMHKEVDILVNNTGGPSGGPIVDAKTEDFIKTFSNHLLCNHILVQSVVESMKNKGSGRIINIISTSVKQPLKGLGVSNTIRAAVANWAKTLSLELAPFGITVNNVLPGATNTVRLSSLLQAKALKTGHSIEFLKDEMIKEIPAGRFAEAHEIANAVAFLASPAAAYINGVNIPVDGGRTGCL